AGACAACACAAAGTGAATGGTAAGGCTGGAGGGTGACATGGGGTGAATGTGAGCTCTTCCTCTGCCAAGCTGCTCACCCTTACAATTCCTTCAGGTTGGCTGCatccaaatgagaaaactggagcATAGCAAAGTTCAGTAAGAGCTTAGCCTGTCTTCACCAAAGGTtaagtacctggcacagagcagtgACTCAAGAAGACATGTTAAGATCCATCTCAAAAGCGTACCTATCTGTTCACAATCACTTTAGAGCAGTGCTTCTCCATGGTGACATTTCAGATACAGCAGTTCTTTGTGTGGAGTACATTTAGCCCAGGTACCAGTAACTGGCCCAGGCATGCTGCCCTGAGCACCCCCTCCAACCCCAGAACAGGAAACACCAGAGAAAACCATTGCTTGCAGCTGTGAACCAACGATTGCAAGCTCTGCCATCTGTTTCAAGTTAGGTATTATATTCTGCCCTTAaggcctcagtctcttcatctgtcaAATAAAGGAGTAGAATAGGGCCATGAACTTTCCCTGACCACCCCCACCCTTTCTAGAGTTCTGGTCTCCGTGACTAATACCTCTGTCCCCCAGGTACACCATCCAGAAGGCTGGTTGTCATCCATGCCTGTCTTCCTGGCCCACTATCCCCCTCAGCTAAACCTCTATTTAgttctgttatttttccttcctaaatCTCTCTAACCCATTGACTCCACCTGTGCGTCACCTGGTGGTTCCTTATTGCTGGAAAAGCATGGTTGCTTCCTAGGTagtctccctgcttccattctgCCTCTCTTCAGTTACTTCTTAGAGCAGCCCATAATCCTTTTAAGAATGGAAATCCAATAAGTTCACTTCCCTGACTGGTGGGTCCTAGGATAAAGACTTTAACAAGGTTTGCAAGATTCCACGTGATCAGGTCACTCCAGCCTCAATTTGTACCACATTCCTCTTACCTTTGAACATTTCTTCTGCCTGCACGAcaacttgtttatttattgtctattGATTTGTAGATTTCATGAGAACAAGGGTTATATCTAAGTTATGTCACAGCACTATATCTGTGTCTGGCATCTAAAAGAGATTTGATAAATAATGAGATGGATGACAGTGATCAGTGACCCTCACTGATGATTTCTACCATCTTAGATCTCAGGGATTGAGGTCCAGGTACACTGGGAGGTCAGGACCATCATTGTGGGTTTTGAACTGGCCTGGAAGACTTGACTAGTCCTCCTCTGGGACAGGAGGAGAGGAATTTGTTATAGGCAGAATGTAAGCACAAAGTTGGAAACCAGACTGGGCCTGGGAGCTTAGCAGAGGGGTGGGTGCAGCCAAAGTAGGAGTTGCAGGCTGGGGAAGTTCTGAGCTAAGAACAGTCTGTGGGCCTCCACCTTGGGGAACGAAATGGAGTTCCTTGGGACTGGGTCATAGGGCGATATGGCAGGCAGAGCTTTAGTTTTCTCCAGGAATAAGAGGGGAGGGGGACCTAGTGGAAGTATGGGGATGAGAACAAGACACTAAGGACAGCATTCAAAATTTTGCTGTTTGGTCACCTGGTGCCTGGTTTTCTCAAACTGGTTTGGGTCATTTACTCAGCTCAGCCATAGAGGTGCCTATGTTGCCATAACACATGGCCATTCTGACCTTCACTCTCCCTTTTCCCGCCTAGTGCATTGTGAGTGTGGCTGGTGGGGCCACTCGGGCTGCCCTGACCATGCACCAGGCCCGGAGAAACAACATGGCTGATGTGTCAGCCAAGGATAGCAGTCAGGTGAGCAGCTGGaattggggttggggggagttGGAGCGGGGAGGCAGGTTAGGCCATTATTTGGGAAAGTGGAGAGATGTACCTAAGCGCTCCTGAGGGTAGATAGGGGAGACACAGGAAGAAGTCCCTGCTCTTGACTCAAATTGATGGAGTGAGTTCTAGTGGCAAAAAGCCCAAGCTGATCATCTCAgcccctcctttctccctgtgtggccaAGAGTGGGCCCTTGCCCTGACCTTCACCCTCTCTAGGCCATAGTCCCAAACTGAGAGGAGGATGTCTGGTCATGTGTCCCATATGTTAAAGCACTTGGCAAGTCAAAAAGTGCTCAGCATATGAGATGGCTGGGGTCATTGGCCAGGGGTCTCCACTTGACAGTATTGTAGGCCTTTCTGGTCCAGCCCTTCATCAGACCAGAGCACCCTCAAGTAGAGGTGGGGACACCCCTAAGGCTGAATTCAACGGGTATTGGATCCCCCCAAACCCCTGTGCTAAGTGCTTATGTGCATTGCACTGTTTAATTCTCACACAACCCCATGAggcagatactattattatctctgttttacagaagaggaaagtgaggcccaggTTAGAAGTGTGACACAGTTTTCTTTGACAGTGAAGCAATTTAGAAACCTCTGTTCTCTCCAGTACTACTTTCTGTCCTTCTCTTAAATTGTTTTGCTCAGTttctaaatagaaaatttttaaatttaaaactaactCCTTTCAATAATATTAACACAACTAAAAATATTAACAcgagctaatatttattaagcactaacCATGTGCCAAGTATGTCATTTATATGAACTCATTAAATACTTAACAGTGGCCTCATACAGGAGGTACTCATTGGCTTCTAAagaggaaataagtcagaggtTCAATGACCCTGGGTACCTTTGGGCACATCCCTTCTCTCAGGAAATGGTTGAACCAATTCTTCCCTGCTGTCTCTTCCATAGGTTgttaggaagagagaaataagtaTAACCCGTGTCCTGCACTTTAGGATCTCCCAGCTTCATGTCTGCTGTCTCTCACCTGCTCTCTTTCGAACCCCCAGCTCTCCCCATGTCCCCAAGCTGTATTTTCCAAGTCCCAGGGCTTCCTCAGTCTGCAGAGGCAGGAACACATCTCAGGGGCAACTCAGGACATGTGTTCAGCCCTGTAGCAGGCCCCTGCTTTCTGCTGATGTTGCTTTATTGCCACTTGATGTGGCCACTGGAAATGACTGTTCCCACCTGATGGAGAAGAGGTCTTCCTGCTCCTGTGCAACCAAGGTCTCATCTCTTATTTACCATGACAACCACTGCCTTATTTCCACAGCCTGCCCCCTTGCCAGGAGACCTGGGTAAGAAGAGCTCTCCCAGCTTCAAGACCAACTCTCCCTTGGACCCCACTAGTCAGGGCCACCAAACCAGACTCTTCCTCCCTCATGATGACTTAAGGGCAGATGTTTGTCACCCTTGGGTGAGCTCAGTCAGACTATCTCAAGCCAGCAGAGGGTTCTAGTAACATTGATTCTCAAGAGAAGAGGTTTGGATCTTGAGCCTTCCTGGATGGTTCCTTGACCCTTTTGCAGATGTGCCTCCCAGTTTTTGCATACCAAGGGTCTGAGGGGGATCAATCTTTTTAAGCCACCAAATACAAGTACTTCCCTATTCTGTGGACATTCAGTTGCCTAAGCGTAGGACTACTCTGGTGACTCTTGCAAAACAAAGAAGACCTGTTCCAAGGATATTGTATGTACCTGGACAGAGAAGCATCTCGTATCTTAAATGACAACCCActcaacaaaaacattaaaaacttactAAGGCACCCTCATCAGTGTAGGGAGCCCTGGGATGTTCTGGAGCAGGGAGGAATGTGATGAAAGGTACTCAAGGATATGCAGCCTGGCCTGGAAGGAAGACCTCTAATTTCCAACCCCTCTGCCTTTTTCTAGGAGACACTGGTAAACCTGGCAGGGCTCCTGGTCAGTCTCTTGATGCTTCCCCTCGTGTCAGATTGCCCTGGGTAAGCCGGGATCAAGGGCAGGGAAGAGGTGCCCAGCTGGGTCTCTGCCCCTGTTGACCACCTCACTCTCTCACCCCAGCTTCAGCCTTGgttgtttcttcttcctcactgCCCTTCACATCTACGCCAATTACCGGGCAGTCCGAGCCCTTGTCATAGAGACCTTGAATGAAGGCCGACTCCGGCTGGTCCTGAAGCACTTCCTTCAGAGGGGAGAGGTACTTGGCCCCACTTCAGCTAATCAGATGGAGCCACTGTGGACAGGTGATCCACCCCCTTAGTCTCAAGTactgtctcccagtctctccccCTGTCTGGGCATCCTGACTCCTGACATCCAGCTTCCCACAGGTTTTTGGCCATCTCAGTCTCTATCCCTGGGGGTCCCCCTACACCGCTTGACCTCCAGGTAAGTGGCTCAGTGTCTCCCACCCATCAGTActgccctcccaccctccccgcACATGCTCTTTATTACAGTTACACTCTGGCCTCCCCTGATTGGGCCTCACCTCTCTATTctagtttctttatttctactgAGCAGACTTGGGGTCAGCATGGATGCTTGAGGGGAGCAGGGTTGTAACAGCAAATACAAGGGATATATTTGTTAGatgcaggaagaaaaagatagATATGGGGTACGTGGGTAACGGCTGAGAGATGGGAAGTAGGTGAAGGACAGATGAGGTAAGGACAGTTCAGTTGACTGGATGGTTactcctgcttttctttctcctcctcccacccttcactctcttctttccctcagtGTTTTTGACCTGCAACAGCTGGTTGAGGGACACCAAGAGCCCTACCTCCTTCGCTGGGACCTGTCACAAAGTAAGTGTGCCGTGCTCTTCCAGAATTAGATTCACCCTTCTGAGGTCAACTTCTCATTCCACCAGCTCCAGAGCCTCAAGCCCTGAACAGTTTAGAGGCTGCCTGGTATCCTGGAGGGAGCTCTAGACTAAAACTTAGTGAATTCAAACTATAGCTGCAAGCCTCAATGAAATGCACTTTGTCCCTGTGTACTTGCCTTACTTGCCTGTGTGTTTTTATGAGAAAGGCAATTAAGTAAAGCACTTTGTAGATTGCAACATACTCAAATAAGATTATGACCTTTGGTTACCCCTGGAGAACTATTCTCTCCCATCCGGAGTCACCTGTTGAGGAAACAAGTATTGGAGTTTACTGGTCAGCTGGTTGTGTGCTAAAAGATGCTTCTTCTTGTTGGACATGCAAAATAAACCCACCTCGTGAGCTGCTATAAAGTTGTATTTGGAAATTGGGCATTTCAGTTTGGCCAGACATTGGGAACAACAGGAGAGAAGTTGGAAGAGAAAAGGGTGAAAGATAGCCTCCATCCATGCAGGCCAAGGCCTCAGGGCAGACAAGGATGAAGCAAGGTGGTTAGTTTGAGAATGTTTTGGGAGGTGGCCCTTCCCTAGCACCAGTCTGTCTTGGGTTTCTCCAGACCAGGTGCAAGTCGTTTTGAGCCAGATGGCAGGCCCTGAAACCATCCTAAGGGCTGCTACACACGCGCTGGTGCTTGAAGCCCTGCAGGGAGATGGGCCCCTCCCAAGAGGGCTGGAGGAACTGAGGAACCAAGTACGGGCAGGTAAGCACCTCACAGTGTAGACTGTTGCTGGCTCaaagaggcatagagagaggaaggaCTCTTCCACTTGGGGACCTGAGAACTTCTGGGTCTGCACCCCCCTCCAGGTCCTGAGAAAGACAACTGGGTCATCGTCAGGGACACACACCAAGTGTTGGACAAGCTATTCCCAAAGTTCTTGAAAGGTAACATTTTTAAGCCCCATGGCTCCTTGGCTTCTGAGGCTTCCTCCCCAGAGGCTCTGCCTAACGCTATCCCCACACCTCTAGCTTTGAGGTGGAGGACCTGGATTCTCTCTGTGATCTTAAGTCTGGACCTCATTTCCCCGTCAATAGGATAGGGAGGTAGAATGGTCCCAGAGGCTGTGTCATGTTAGCAGTTTGTGTAATCCCAATTGGCATTGAAGAACTGGGGGGAGGCTCACAAATGATGATGATCTTTCATTTAGCACCTACTCCATTCCAGCATTTTTCCATATACTAACTCAGTGACTTCATGCTGCAGCCAGATGAGGTTTTAGCCCCGTTTTGTGCCAGAAACTACCCTGCAGAGGCTGGTAGAGCCTGGGCAGTGCACAGAGCATGTACCTGGCTTGTGCCACTCCTTACCACTCTCCCCCGGGTCAGCCTGGAGTCTTCTCTCCAGCAGTCCCAGCAGCACCCTTATGACCTCTCCCCAGGACTGCAGGATGCAGGCTGGAAGACTGAGAAGCACCAGCTAGAGGTGGATGAGTGGAGAGCCACATGGCTTCTGTCTCCAGAAAAGAAGGTCTTGTGAGGTGGAGGCCCACCCAGGTCTCAGGACAGGAGCCTGAAGCAAGCACACTTTGGCCACAGCACAATGTGGGAACAGCAGCTTTATTTTTGCTTAGGGGAACTGCTGTGGCAGTTTGGCCAAGGCCTCGTGGGCTATGACTGCCAGTCAGGTAGACTGGGCCCCTGgcagtggagagaaagggaaccagggccttccccctccctctccctgccctacTCCCTTCTCACCACTGCAGGCTCCCCACTCCCATTCATTGTGAAGCTGAGCCCTGCCCTGGCAGTGGCTCATGGTGTCCAACACGGTTGGCCTCAGGCATAAAAGCCCCAGAGGAACGTGGCCACGGCCATCATTAGCAGGGCATTGAAGTTGACCACACGGGCCCAACTCGAGtcctcactgatgtcctccagcCGCCTGGCTGCTGCAGCCACTTCCTCCTGGGTAGGTGCTGGGGGACTacctgccccactcctgctcattCCACAGAACCAGAGCAGGCACCGGCGGAACATGCCCGGTGTTGGGGACTGGGGCTCTAGGGAAAATTGACACCCTACAGTTAGTTTGAGGAAACCTGGCTCCCCTAGTCCTTAGCCCCGCCTCCTGAAGCAGTGCCTTACCCTCCATCTCCACTGCATGTTCAGGACACCCATTCTGTACAGGCGGTGAAGTTGAACCTTCTAGCTCATCGGCATCCAGGTCCTCCCGCTGCTCCTTGCTGTGCCGTAGACTGAAAACCAGGCGgtggagctggggaagggagtggggacCAAGTGAAAGTGCTgttcccccaccccagaccctgaAGTCTCTTGTCCACCTGGTACCCCCTTAGCACCCTTGGTCCAGCCTGTATACTTAATCCAGACTCCGTTCACTCAAACCCAACTTTCCATGGCTGCCCTTTGCGCTCATACTAAACCTAGGCCTTTCAACTGTGTGTTTCAAGTTCTTGGCCCTGCTCACCCCCTGCTTCATCAACCCAGGTCCCTCTCTACATTCAAATTGTAGTACTTTAGACCCTGGTCTTCTAGTCCTGCTAACTGTACCTTCCTGTGGATATTTGTCCACATAGTTTCCTCCTACTGCCTTTCCCCCTTCTCTACCGGCCTATCCTTCTGCCCAGCTCTTTTGTCCTGGCCCCCAATCAACCCTACCCTGGGGCATCTGCCCCGCAACAGCATAAGACCAAACTCTTTGTGGGCCTTCAAAATGGTACTCTGCCCCTCTCAGCCACCAGTCAGATCCTGTGTTTTGAGTTCCACAGGCCATGCCAGGGACTTTGTGGGACAGTCTTCAAGCCACCTCCCCCCAGACCACCtcaaataaatgtcatttaaataaaacattgttcTTGCTTTACAAATGCAACTTCCAACTGGACTCCCAGCCTACCCTTAATGAACCCTCAGCATAGAAATTCAGGTCTTCCCCACTGGGCATTCCTGGAAGTGGACTGGCAGACTAGGGGTAGAGAGGGATACACTCACACAGAGTGCATGTTTGGTACCCATCCAGAAGTTGGCACTTACATGCTTGCGTGGGATAGGTGCTGTGCACAGTGATACTACAAGGATGAGGAGGCCAGAGCAGACGAAGAGCACAATGGCAAAGTAGAGGTAGTGCACACGGCAGAAGAGTGCTGGGCATGTGGAGGGTCGTACACAGCTGCCCGAGCCAAAGGAGAACTCGGGAATAAGGCGTGCCAGACCCATAAACAGGCCCCCAATCAGTCCCCAGAAGGCACCCTGCCAGGGGAGAGAATGTCAGCCTCTTCCAGGTGTCCCCAGTTCTGACCCAAGCTAACAACCTACACATAGGCTTACCTTCTCATTGACACGGGGCACAAAGAGCGCCAGCACAAAGACAGCAGACACAGGTGGCGCCAGGTAGCTGGACACTGCCTGGATGTAATCAAAGAGCTGCCCTCCCTGCGCTGCCTGCACCACGGGTAGCCAGGCCACTGACACAGCCACAATAAACACCACCCAGAGCCTGCAGTGGGTGGCCATCAGCAGATTACACCCAGGACCCCCATCTCCCCCAATCCTCCGAGtgttctctgcccccaccccaaggctGATTTGTGGGGCAGGACCTGGGGGAAACCCAGGCCGCACCGTCCTACTAGCAGCAGCTCACGGTCCCCTGCGTGGGGCCGCAGGCGCATGTAGATATCCATGGTGAAAAGCGTGCTGCTGCTGTTAAAGATGGAGGCCAGTGAGGACATGAGCGCAGCCAGCATGACCGCCAGCATGAGTCCACGCAAACCTGCAGGCCAATTGTAACTGTGAGTCCAGGGCCACCAACGTGTCCCCAGGAGGGTGCGGGCTTGGCAAGGGGTCACTCCTCCCAGTGGCAATCTCCGCAGTGCACCTGCCCTCACCATTGGGCATGAGTTTCACGACCAGCCGCGGGTAGGCAATGTTGGAGCAGCCCACCTCAGTACCGCACACACGCTTACACACCTCGGGCACCACGCACGCCACCTCATCTGCAGGCAAGAGAGCGTGACATGGCTAGAACGGGACCTTGTCTGGGAACTCGGATCCCTGAAGTGGGGATGGGAGATCCTAGTGGAAGAGAGATGGGACCCCTCGTGGGAGGTGGGACTGGGTGACTGGATTCCCAAATCAAAGGACAgtaacagaaatggaaaacaggcaCTTGAATGCATGCAACAAGAAAGGGGCTGGATGGGGCACAGGACActtgatgggggtggggttgcAGACGTTACCCGGATAAAGAATGCGGCTGATCATGCCTGGCATGACCATGAGGAACATGGGCATCAGCTTCAAGTAGCCGCACAGTATGCAGCCCGCCTTGATGTGAGTCAGGTTCTTCCCGGCCAGACAGCGCTGCACAATGACCTGGGGCAAGGTCCGTTCAACAATCTGTGACCAGTCCTGGATTCCCTGCCCCTCAGGCTTTGCCTTAACTGGTTGCCCTAATTCAGGCTCAGCAATTCACTTGCTGGCAATTCACTTTCACTTACAGACCCAAATTCTTTGGATCCCAGTGGCACTGGTTTAACTCCATCCTGGCCAAGTTCCTGACCCCTCAGACCATGCAGTGGGGCTCCCACAGATGTGTTCTGGCTCCACCCATCTCAGCCCTGCTCATAGCGGTTCTGGTTCTGCCCTGGCCTAGCTCCCGGCTAAAGCCCTGACCCCGCACCTGGTCGCTGCACCAGTACCAGCCTGAGACGATGGTAAGACCCAGGAGCAGTGCAGGCCACGGCAAGTCCCCTGTCACAGCGTCCCGGAGCAGGTGGTAGGAGTCGGGCCGAGGTCGATAGCAGGAACTCGAGATGTTGCCCACAGCCGGATCCTCAGAAACCGTCAGCGACGTCATTGCCCCCAAGTATTTGTCGAAAAGCCCCGAATACCCGCCCACCTCGTGGAAGGCTGTGAGGGCAAGGCTGTCAGGGGATCTGGGGCCCACGCCAAGGCCCTCCCTAGGACCCACATGCTGGAGACACGCGCTGCCTCTGCTCCCAGGTGGAGAACTCTGCAACTTGCAACctccgtgcccctcccccactggttgaGCTCCGTACCGTAACCCATGAGGACGAAGGCCCCGCCAAGAATGACGAAAGTCTGCAGAGTATCCGTGTACATCAGCGCTGCCAGCCCTCCTGCAAAGGGTCTGGGTTAGTGGAGACAGCCCAAATAGGCTGCCCCGCGTACATATGGTGTCTTTGTGCAAATTTGAAAACTGTGCCCCTTCCTGGAGagcaaatttcaaagaaatagccCATTCTTCAGGCTCATGTACCCGGGCATCAGGAGGCAGGGCTTAGTGAGCCTAATGTGCTTCAGTGATTCTCCCAGCACATCTCCCCAGCCCATTCCTTCCCTAAGCCCCTGCCACAGCAACCTGTCACAGTGTAGATCATGGTGATGCCCAGAAGGGCAATGACGGAGGCATAGATgttccagcccagagcctgttgaATGAATACTGCCCCGGAGAACATGTCCACCTTGGGGGAAGGAGTGATTGCACAGGTCAGGACCTGGGAACCAGGGCAAGGGACCCAGGTCTATCTCCTTTCCAGACCATGACCCTATGTGGCCACGCTTCAGAGGTTCTCTCATTTTTCGAAGGTCTGGCCTCCCAGGTCCCACCTATTGTGGCCCCAGCCCCAAAGCCTACTCCTTCCAGACCCTACCTCCATCATGGTTCTTACAGCGATTTTTCCTTGGTCCCGCCCCTTCCAGGGCTTTCTAGAGACCTCCACTCCGTGAATCCCGCCCTTCCAGGGCCCCTCCATGAGTGCGCACCGAAATCTTGGTGAAGATGTACAGAAAAAGCGAGAGCACTGACAGGTAGAGGCGAATACGATGGCCTCCGAAGCGCTTGCGCAGGTACTGTGGCATGGTAATAACACCCGCAGTCAGGTACACGGGCGCGAAGAGCCAGCCGAGCAATAGCACCACGAACAGCGCCTGCGGGCACAGCATGACAGCTGAGAATGACTGAGATCCTTCCTTGAGTTAGCCCTCCCCTTAGAGTCTAAGAGACCTCTTCCTGAATGTGCTACACCAAGGAAAGGTCCAAATGGGGGCTCAGAGGATACAACTGCAGAGGAtgtccctgggccctgggccctggacATTAAGGGACAGGGTCTTGACACCTTCTTGGGCCTTTAACTAGAACCCTGCCAATCCTCCCAGGCCAGTTCTTCCTAAGATGGGtcctatccccccaccccccagcacatGAATCCAACCATAGACTCCTCAGCCTGATCTCAGCCTCTGCCAGGAAGGGCGACTTCCCCTCTTCTCTTCACCCACCCAAACTTTCTGTCCCTCAAGACTCTGCTTAgaggcctcctcctccaggaagccctggtCTCCCCAACCCTCAAAGACAAGCCTCAGTCCCAGAGCTTTGTCTCCTTCCCACTTCTGCAGGGGGCTTTAATTTGGTCCAGAGATCCTCACAGGCCACAGATTCAAGAGAGCATCAGAGTAAGGACTTCACTATCTTTAAGGCTCTTCACCCCACTTCAGAGAGGAGTAACTCAAGGCCACAGAGGGTAGTAGCTGGTCGAGGCTTAGACAGCAAGTCAGGAGCAAGACCTACCCCTGCCCTGAAAGTGGTCATCTCCAACGTTCCCCTGCCTCCAAGCAAGATGTGCGACCCTCACTCAAAGCCCAACCACACCCCACTACTGGGAAGTCCCACATCCAGTCTTATATGCCCCCTGCTTGGAGCAGATGTGACAGTTCCAGGGGCTCCCACTGGGGTGGGGGTTATtggcaaaaaaagggggggggtctCACATTCCACTCAAATCCAGCCACAGCCAAGCCGCTTGCAGCACCGGTCCCTGCGAGGCCCACAAAGTGGCCACTGCCGATGTTGCTGGCAAAGAGAGAGGCCCCGACCTAGAtggccagaggtgggggtgaaCCAGGCTGCTTCTCTAGGCCTCCTCCCACTCCATGGCACAGCCTCTCTCACCGGCCACCACACCATGCTTCGTCCCGCGAGGAAGTAGCCGCCAACGGTGCCTCTGTTGGTTCTGCACATGGACTGAGGGACAGGAGTGGGAGGAGACTTGGGTTCAGGGCACATCTTTGGACCTCATTAGCCTTCTCAACACATTCCTCAGCCTTGTTTCAGGCTGAAGATTAACCAGTCCTGGGCTCTTTTGATGGTTCCCACCCAACCCCCTGCCCCAACCTCCTCCAAGGCACCCAGAGTAACCCGGGCCCCAACCTAGTGCCCAAACACCCACATTTAAGTGTGGCTGGATTTGACCTGACTTTTCCTGAGACCTTGAGTCATGAATAGGCTTCTGGTCAGATATGTAGACAGGGGAACAGAGACCTCATTTAGAATGCTGTCCCTGATGGAAATCCACTGACCACTTCAAATAGCCCAATCCAAAGGTGGGAAGACAAGGAATGAGTGTTGGCTGCGCCTTCCTGAGGCTATCAAAAGACTTGCTTGCCCCTCAGCCCCAGGTGTCTCCCTCAAAGATCCAGGCATCCTGCCCCTGCTGAACATAGGGTCTGCCTGAGACTTTTCCCCAGGCCCAGAATCCTGACCCCCAGAAGCACCCTAATTTCTCACCCACAAGCCGACACCAATGACCAGCAGGAAATAAGCAGCAATGACCAGGATGTCAGCAAGGTTGTTAATTAGGACCCTCTGGTTTCCCAGTCCTGGTGCGGAGCCTGCCTCCATGTGTTCCTCCATTCTGCCTAGGATATGTCCCTCTAGGGACCAGCCCCTGGATTTCCCCAGGAGAGGGATTAATGGTTACCTCAGGAGCAGTGAGCCGACAACTCCCccaggtcttttctcccctccccagcttcatTTAGCTGAGTCAGGTCACATCAAGGCCGAAAGC
This sequence is a window from Prionailurus viverrinus isolate Anna chromosome E3, UM_Priviv_1.0, whole genome shotgun sequence. Protein-coding genes within it:
- the LOC125154101 gene encoding sodium/glucose cotransporter 2 isoform X10, with the translated sequence MEEHMEAGSAPGLGNQRVLINNLADILVIAAYFLLVIGVGLWSMCRTNRGTVGGYFLAGRSMVWWPVGASLFASNIGSGHFVGLAGTGAASGLAVAGFEWNALFVVLLLGWLFAPVYLTAGVITMPQYLRKRFGGHRIRLYLSVLSLFLYIFTKISVDMFSGAVFIQQALGWNIYASVIALLGITMIYTVTGGLAALMYTDTLQTFVILGGAFVLMGYAFHEVGGYSGLFDKYLGAMTSLTVSEDPAVGNISSSCYRPRPDSYHLLRDAVTGDLPWPALLLGLTIVSGWYWCSDQVIVQRCLAGKNLTHIKAGCILCGYLKLMPMFLMVMPGMISRILYPDEVACVVPEVCKRVCGTEVGCSNIAYPRLVVKLMPNGLRGLMLAVMLAALMSSLASIFNSSSTLFTMDIYMRLRPHAGDRELLLVGRLWVVFIVAVSVAWLPVVQAAQGGQLFDYIQAVSSYLAPPVSAVFVLALFVPRVNEKGAFWGLIGGLFMGLARLIPEFSFGSGSCVRPSTCPALFCRVHYLYFAIVLFVCSGLLILVVSLCTAPIPRKHLHRLVFSLRHSKEQREDLDADELEGSTSPPVQNGCPEHAVEMEEPQSPTPGMFRRCLLWFCGMSRSGAGSPPAPTQEEVAAAARRLEDISEDSSWARVVNFNALLMMAVATFLWGFYA
- the LOC125154101 gene encoding uncharacterized protein LOC125154101 isoform X2, with the translated sequence MEDLDALLSDLETTTSHMPRSGAPKERSPEPFTSPLPYGHQSQTGSGESSGASGDKDHLYSTVCKPRSPKPAAPAAPPFSSSSGVLGTGLCELDRLLQELNATQFNITDEIMSQFPSSKETAGEQKEDQSEDKKRPSLPPSPSPVLPKPSATSATLELDRLMASLSDFRVQNHVSQLPTSGSTQPPVPSSVNEGSPSSPGPTSKGSLDTMLGLLQSDLSRRGVPTQTKGLCGSCNKPIAGQVVTALGRTWHPEHFICGGCSMSLGGSSFFEKDGAPFCPECYFERFSPRCGLCNQPIRHVFMSVRAAPTVAGTSCSCSPRAARAVKAPFWITTYLHSAPSGTRTVSSAGRAGSADVHGYSADFRHSWRGLRPHGLRYGAQPVGEGHGGCKLQSSPPGSRGSACLQHVGPREGLGVGPRSPDSLALTAFHEVGGYSGLFDKYLGAMTSLTVSEDPAVGNISSSCYRPRPDSYHLLRDAVTGDLPWPALLLGLTIVSGWYWCSDQVIVQRCLAGKNLTHIKAGCILCGYLKLMPMFLMVMPGMISRILYPDEVACVVPEVCKRVCGTEVGCSNIAYPRLVVKLMPNGLRGLMLAVMLAALMSSLASIFNSSSTLFTMDIYMRLRPHAGDRELLLVGRLWVVFIVAVSVAWLPVVQAAQGGQLFDYIQAVSSYLAPPVSAVFVLALFVPRVNEKLCTTLHMPSTLLPCALPLLCHCALRLLWPPHPCSITVHSTYPTQASPPPGFQSTAQQGAAGGPGCR
- the LOC125154101 gene encoding sodium/glucose cotransporter 2 isoform X1, whose product is MEDLDALLSDLETTTSHMPRSGAPKERSPEPFTSPLPYGHQSQTGSGESSGASGDKDHLYSTVCKPRSPKPAAPAAPPFSSSSGVLGTGLCELDRLLQELNATQFNITDEIMSQFPSSKETAGEQKEDQSEDKKRPSLPPSPSPVLPKPSATSATLELDRLMASLSDFRVQNHVSQLPTSGSTQPPVPSSVNEGSPSSPGPTSKGSLDTMLGLLQSDLSRRGVPTQTKGLCGSCNKPIAGQVVTALGRTWHPEHFICGGCSMSLGGSSFFEKDGAPFCPECYFERFSPRCGLCNQPIRHVFMSVRAAPTVAGTSCSCSPRAARAVKAPFWITTYLHSAPSGTRTVSSAGRAGSADVHGYSADFRHSWRGLRPHGLRYGAQPVGEGHGGCKLQSSPPGSRGSACLQHVGPREGLGVGPRSPDSLALTAFHEVGGYSGLFDKYLGAMTSLTVSEDPAVGNISSSCYRPRPDSYHLLRDAVTGDLPWPALLLGLTIVSGWYWCSDQVIVQRCLAGKNLTHIKAGCILCGYLKLMPMFLMVMPGMISRILYPDEVACVVPEVCKRVCGTEVGCSNIAYPRLVVKLMPNGLRGLMLAVMLAALMSSLASIFNSSSTLFTMDIYMRLRPHAGDRELLLVGRLWVVFIVAVSVAWLPVVQAAQGGQLFDYIQAVSSYLAPPVSAVFVLALFVPRVNEKGAFWGLIGGLFMGLARLIPEFSFGSGSCVRPSTCPALFCRVHYLYFAIVLFVCSGLLILVVSLCTAPIPRKHLHRLVFSLRHSKEQREDLDADELEGSTSPPVQNGCPEHAVEMEEPQSPTPGMFRRCLLWFCGMSRSGAGSPPAPTQEEVAAAARRLEDISEDSSWARVVNFNALLMMAVATFLWGFYA